One window of Nostoc sp. C052 genomic DNA carries:
- a CDS encoding GAF domain-containing protein, whose product MTLSNKSNGLQQSLDQESLLHRMTKQIRRSLDLQEILTTTVSEVRLFLGVDRVKVYRFGADGSGEVIAESIHEQRLPSLLGLRFPVHDIPEAAREMFLLVGQRSIVDVANEKIGLSPLQSKETGQRLQTNIYYRQVDPCHIQYLKAMGVQSSLVVPILHCDPQEQSAKAKLWGLLVSHHSEPREILKRELKVLQQVADQVTIAIAQSNILTTAHAKQEREATINRVTTLLHKLPTIQLQGALEEVIAAFSGIGGRLYIQQTGELYTWGDQPTLPYELDNSILEQHPMWQNWMTDCKQGDIWSTPDLYKEPRLRILALAFRSTQIRGLMVIPLHYREKFIGVLSIFRSEFETEILWAGRCDQNRRQLLPQVSFDVWREEKKGQSPEWKPEDILLAQALYEHFSMAIEQQQIYKQVQALNANLEQQVQEQTAELEKSLLFTKVLKQVTEHIRRTLDLQTTLQSIVREVRPLLNSDRVLIFELKSKSVIVEEINGDWQSVMGVNAPPECFPDDYTRLYFQGRVRAINNVAAASLSDCHREFLESLQVQANLIVPINIGMELWGLLIAHECEAPRNWQDAEIDLLQQLGDQAAIAIQQAQLYKQTYDAEIAARNQAVQVEHTLRELQETQTRLVQTEKMSGLGQLIAGIAHEINNPVNFIYGNLCHASDYTEQLLEILRLYQLHYPHPHPEISAAIEAIDFEFLVEDLPKILTSMQVGSDRIRSIVLSLRNFSRLDEAENKRVDIHEGLDNTLLILQHRLKGNAGSPRIEIIKDYGNIPRVECYAGQMNQVFMNIFSNAIDALGVASRQWEAGNGNEGDQENNSCPIPTIQISTKASVDNSRLLIRISDNGPGMTEEVKRRIFDPFYTTKPVGKGTGLGLSISYQIIVEKHGGIMECISEPGKGTEFWIEIPIKPPAKIVN is encoded by the coding sequence ATGACACTTAGCAATAAATCAAACGGGTTGCAGCAAAGTTTAGACCAAGAAAGTTTACTGCACCGGATGACAAAACAGATTAGGCGATCGCTCGACCTTCAAGAGATATTAACCACTACTGTTAGCGAAGTGCGTTTATTTTTGGGTGTAGATCGGGTAAAAGTATATCGCTTTGGTGCTGATGGTAGTGGTGAAGTCATTGCTGAATCTATTCATGAGCAACGTCTGCCGTCTTTATTGGGGTTACGCTTTCCAGTTCATGATATTCCAGAAGCCGCCAGAGAGATGTTTTTGTTAGTTGGGCAACGCTCAATTGTCGATGTGGCAAATGAGAAGATTGGGCTATCGCCTCTACAGTCAAAAGAAACTGGTCAACGTCTACAAACTAATATCTACTATCGGCAGGTAGACCCATGCCATATTCAATACTTAAAGGCAATGGGCGTACAGTCTTCATTGGTAGTGCCAATTTTACATTGCGATCCACAAGAACAATCAGCAAAGGCAAAATTGTGGGGATTATTGGTATCTCACCACAGTGAACCGCGAGAGATTTTGAAGCGGGAACTGAAAGTATTGCAGCAAGTTGCTGACCAGGTAACGATCGCGATCGCTCAAAGTAATATACTCACCACAGCCCACGCCAAGCAAGAGCGAGAAGCTACTATTAATCGAGTTACCACACTATTGCATAAACTGCCGACAATCCAATTACAGGGAGCGCTAGAAGAAGTTATTGCTGCCTTTAGTGGCATAGGTGGCAGACTTTACATTCAACAGACTGGGGAACTATATACTTGGGGCGACCAACCAACACTCCCTTACGAATTAGATAATAGTATTCTTGAACAGCATCCTATGTGGCAAAACTGGATGACTGATTGTAAACAAGGTGATATTTGGTCAACCCCCGACCTATACAAAGAACCACGTTTGCGAATTTTGGCTTTAGCGTTTCGTTCTACTCAAATTCGCGGACTCATGGTGATTCCTCTACATTACCGTGAAAAATTTATCGGTGTATTAAGTATTTTTCGCTCTGAATTTGAAACAGAAATCTTATGGGCGGGACGATGCGATCAAAATCGGCGACAACTATTACCCCAGGTTTCCTTTGATGTTTGGCGAGAGGAAAAAAAGGGGCAATCACCTGAGTGGAAGCCAGAAGACATCTTATTGGCGCAGGCTTTATACGAGCATTTCTCAATGGCAATTGAGCAACAGCAAATTTATAAACAGGTACAAGCCCTGAATGCCAACCTAGAACAGCAAGTGCAAGAGCAAACTGCTGAACTTGAAAAATCATTATTGTTTACCAAAGTACTCAAGCAAGTTACAGAGCATATTCGCCGGACATTAGACTTACAGACAACCCTACAAAGTATCGTTCGGGAAGTCCGTCCCCTACTAAATTCTGACCGGGTGCTGATTTTTGAACTGAAGAGTAAATCGGTAATTGTAGAAGAAATTAATGGCGATTGGCAGTCAGTTATGGGAGTGAATGCACCACCAGAATGCTTTCCTGATGACTACACCCGTCTATACTTTCAAGGCCGGGTACGGGCAATTAACAACGTTGCAGCAGCTTCTTTAAGTGATTGTCATCGAGAGTTTTTGGAGAGTCTGCAAGTGCAAGCAAACTTAATAGTTCCGATTAATATAGGTATGGAACTATGGGGTTTATTAATTGCCCATGAATGTGAAGCTCCCAGAAATTGGCAAGATGCAGAAATTGATTTATTGCAACAGTTAGGAGATCAAGCTGCGATCGCTATTCAACAAGCACAACTCTACAAACAAACCTATGATGCTGAAATTGCAGCCAGAAATCAAGCTGTTCAGGTAGAGCATACCCTACGTGAACTCCAAGAAACACAGACAAGATTGGTTCAGACCGAAAAAATGTCTGGTTTAGGACAGTTGATAGCAGGTATCGCTCACGAAATCAATAATCCCGTTAACTTTATTTACGGTAATCTCTGCCATGCCAGTGACTACACCGAACAACTCCTAGAAATTTTACGTCTCTACCAGCTACACTATCCCCATCCCCATCCTGAAATTAGCGCTGCGATCGAAGCGATCGATTTTGAATTTTTGGTAGAAGACCTTCCCAAAATCCTGACATCAATGCAAGTAGGAAGCGATCGCATCCGTTCAATAGTGTTGTCGTTACGCAATTTTTCTCGCTTAGATGAGGCTGAAAACAAGCGCGTAGACATTCATGAAGGTCTTGACAACACCTTATTAATTTTGCAACATCGGCTGAAAGGAAATGCTGGATCTCCACGCATTGAGATCATCAAAGACTATGGCAACATCCCACGGGTAGAATGCTATGCCGGTCAAATGAATCAGGTATTCATGAATATTTTCAGCAATGCCATAGATGCTTTGGGAGTGGCGAGTCGTCAGTGGGAAGCAGGGAATGGCAATGAGGGAGATCAGGAGAATAACTCATGCCCAATTCCAACTATTCAGATTTCTACTAAAGCTTCAGTAGACAACTCTCGTCTGTTGATTCGTATTAGTGATAATGGGCCTGGAATGACTGAAGAGGTGAAAAGGCGAATTTTTGACCCGTTTTACACTACCAAACCCGTGGGCAAGGGTACAGGTTTGGGACTGTCAATTAGCTATCAGATTATTGTCGAAAAACATGGGGGAATAATGGAGTGCATTTCAGAACCAGGCAAAGGTACAGAGTTCTGGATTGAGATTCCCATTAAGCCTCCAGCCAAAATAGTTAACTAA
- a CDS encoding NAD-dependent epimerase/dehydratase family protein, producing the protein MAKIIITGAAGFIGSHLAETLLQQGEEVIGIDEFNDYYDPMLKFKNIAHLHQSPGFTLIEGDMQFLDWQQLLKDVDVVYHQAAQAGVRASWGKSFRGYTERNINATQVLLEAAKDAKQLKRLVFASSSSVYGDAETLPTHERICPQPVSPYGITKLAAEFLCEVYHKNFGVPCVALRYFTVYGPKQRPDMAFNKFFKSILQDEAIPIYGDGQQTREFTFVSDIIAANLAAATAPEAVGEIFNIGGGSRVVLAEVLDTIEEIIGKPIKRNHIEKAIGDARHTAADVSKAQKLLGYQPQVSLREGLTREWEWIKSLY; encoded by the coding sequence ATGGCTAAAATTATTATTACTGGAGCCGCTGGCTTTATTGGCTCTCATCTTGCAGAAACATTGCTGCAACAAGGGGAAGAAGTGATCGGGATTGATGAATTCAATGATTACTACGATCCGATGTTAAAGTTTAAAAATATTGCACACTTACATCAGTCACCTGGCTTTACTTTAATTGAAGGAGATATGCAGTTTTTAGATTGGCAGCAACTCCTAAAAGATGTTGATGTCGTTTACCATCAAGCCGCCCAAGCAGGTGTTAGAGCAAGTTGGGGGAAATCTTTTCGAGGTTATACAGAACGAAATATTAATGCTACACAAGTTTTGCTAGAAGCAGCTAAGGATGCTAAACAACTGAAAAGGTTAGTGTTTGCTTCTTCATCAAGTGTATATGGTGATGCGGAAACATTACCTACCCATGAGAGAATTTGTCCTCAACCAGTTTCTCCTTACGGCATTACGAAGCTAGCAGCGGAGTTTTTATGTGAAGTGTATCACAAAAACTTTGGCGTACCCTGTGTGGCATTGCGTTATTTCACAGTTTATGGCCCTAAACAGCGCCCAGATATGGCATTTAATAAGTTTTTTAAATCCATTTTGCAAGATGAGGCGATTCCTATTTACGGCGATGGACAGCAAACGCGGGAGTTTACCTTTGTTAGTGATATCATTGCCGCTAATTTAGCAGCCGCCACCGCACCCGAAGCCGTGGGAGAAATCTTTAATATCGGTGGTGGTAGCAGAGTAGTTTTAGCAGAAGTATTGGATACGATTGAAGAAATTATCGGGAAACCAATTAAAAGAAACCACATAGAAAAGGCGATAGGAGATGCCCGTCACACGGCTGCTGATGTATCTAAAGCGCAGAAACTCCTGGGATATCAGCCGCAAGTTTCCCTGAGAGAGGGTTTGACACGGGAATGGGAGTGGATTAAGTCATTGTATTGA
- the rbsK gene encoding ribokinase yields MSIIVFGSINIDLVATTPRLPVAGETLLGEDFFKVSGGKGANQAVALAKLGILTQIVGRVGADDFGTELVNNLQAASVQTDNIFVDKTVSSGVAIITVSHTGENQIVVIPGANGRVNQEDVERLSHLLPRATAILLQLEIPINAVVAAAKAAKGANIKVIFDPAPAQSNLPDELYPLVDIITPNEVEAAQLVGFPVDGEEQAAKAAAVLLERGVKCAIVKLGSKGVFCATAEEKFFVPAFSIHAVDTVAAGDAFNGGLAAALFEGLSLHQAVIWGAAAGALAATKPGAQTSLPDRFTFDAFLKERGVGK; encoded by the coding sequence ATGAGTATTATCGTCTTCGGCAGTATAAATATAGACCTGGTAGCAACAACACCCCGATTGCCAGTCGCAGGAGAAACGTTGCTAGGAGAAGATTTTTTTAAAGTTTCGGGAGGTAAGGGAGCCAATCAAGCCGTAGCATTAGCAAAATTGGGCATTCTTACTCAGATAGTGGGGCGTGTAGGTGCAGATGATTTTGGTACGGAACTTGTTAACAATTTGCAAGCAGCTAGTGTGCAGACTGATAACATTTTTGTGGACAAAACTGTTAGTTCTGGAGTCGCAATCATCACCGTGAGTCATACTGGTGAAAATCAAATCGTCGTTATTCCTGGTGCAAATGGGCGTGTCAATCAAGAAGATGTAGAGCGATTATCCCACCTTTTACCAAGAGCTACAGCAATACTTTTACAACTAGAAATTCCGATTAATGCCGTAGTTGCTGCTGCTAAAGCTGCAAAAGGTGCAAACATAAAAGTAATTTTTGACCCAGCACCCGCACAATCTAATTTACCAGATGAACTGTATCCGTTGGTAGACATTATCACACCGAATGAAGTTGAAGCAGCGCAGTTGGTGGGTTTTCCTGTGGATGGAGAGGAACAAGCAGCCAAAGCAGCTGCGGTTTTGTTGGAACGGGGTGTGAAATGTGCGATCGTCAAACTGGGTTCTAAAGGTGTTTTTTGTGCCACTGCTGAAGAAAAGTTTTTTGTACCTGCGTTTTCAATTCATGCAGTAGACACAGTAGCCGCAGGTGATGCTTTCAATGGCGGTTTAGCGGCGGCACTTTTTGAAGGACTTTCTTTACATCAGGCAGTTATTTGGGGTGCAGCCGCAGGTGCTTTAGCGGCGACAAAACCAGGCGCACAAACTTCGCTACCAGATAGGTTTACATTTGATGCATTTCTTAAGGAAAGGGGAGTAGGGAAGTAG
- a CDS encoding nucleoside deaminase, with protein MDEFMEAAIQEAKQGRQEGGIPIGSVLVKDGKILGRGHNKRVQDADPVTHAEIDCLRNAGRVGSYRGTTLYSTLMPCYLCAGAVVQFGIQKVIAGESKTFPGAKEFMVSHGVEVIDLNLDECEQIMNEFIETNPELWNEDIGK; from the coding sequence ATGGATGAGTTTATGGAAGCTGCTATTCAAGAAGCAAAACAAGGCAGACAAGAAGGTGGAATTCCTATTGGTTCGGTTCTCGTTAAAGATGGCAAAATTCTCGGTAGAGGACACAATAAACGTGTGCAAGATGCCGATCCTGTTACCCACGCCGAAATCGATTGTCTCCGCAATGCTGGAAGAGTTGGCAGCTATAGAGGGACAACACTCTATTCAACTTTAATGCCATGTTACCTGTGCGCTGGGGCAGTAGTACAATTTGGCATTCAAAAAGTCATCGCTGGAGAATCCAAAACTTTTCCTGGTGCTAAAGAATTTATGGTATCTCATGGTGTGGAAGTAATTGATCTTAATCTTGACGAATGCGAACAAATTATGAATGAGTTTATTGAAACTAACCCTGAACTTTGGAATGAAGATATTGGTAAATAG
- a CDS encoding nucleoside hydrolase, giving the protein MTKQLVLMDHDGGVDDYLATMLLLTMDHIELLGVVVTPADCYVQPAVSATRKIIDLMGFSHIPVAESTVRGINPFPTLYRRDSFIVDHLPILNQSETITTPLVAETGQDFMIQVLRDASDPVTLMVTGPLTTVAVALDKAADIEAKIHKIVWMGGALNVGGNVEKSLEAGQDGSAEWNVYWDAVSAARVWQTQIEIIMCPLDLTNNVPVTSELVYKMGRQRHYPISDLAGQCYALVIPQDYYFWDVLATAYLGHPEYYQLREWETEIITTGLSQGRTKVVSGGRKIYAMDRVDKEAFYAYILQQWAR; this is encoded by the coding sequence ATGACAAAACAACTTGTATTAATGGATCATGATGGCGGTGTAGATGATTATCTAGCAACTATGCTGCTATTGACGATGGATCATATAGAACTTCTTGGTGTTGTCGTCACTCCAGCAGATTGCTACGTTCAACCGGCTGTTAGCGCCACACGTAAAATTATAGATTTGATGGGATTTTCTCATATCCCGGTAGCAGAAAGTACAGTGCGCGGTATCAATCCGTTTCCTACTCTCTATCGCCGTGATTCGTTTATTGTCGATCATCTCCCGATTCTCAATCAAAGCGAAACCATTACTACGCCTCTGGTTGCCGAAACAGGTCAAGATTTCATGATACAGGTGTTACGTGACGCATCAGACCCCGTAACGTTGATGGTAACTGGGCCGTTAACGACGGTTGCAGTAGCTTTAGACAAAGCAGCAGACATTGAAGCCAAGATTCACAAAATTGTGTGGATGGGGGGTGCGTTAAATGTTGGTGGTAATGTAGAAAAAAGTCTGGAAGCAGGACAAGATGGTTCTGCCGAATGGAATGTTTATTGGGATGCAGTTTCAGCCGCGCGCGTATGGCAAACCCAAATTGAAATTATTATGTGTCCTTTGGATTTAACTAACAATGTCCCAGTCACATCGGAGTTAGTATACAAAATGGGGCGACAACGCCACTATCCCATCTCTGATTTAGCTGGACAATGTTATGCGCTAGTTATCCCTCAAGATTATTATTTCTGGGATGTGTTGGCAACAGCTTATCTGGGACACCCAGAATATTATCAATTGCGCGAATGGGAAACAGAAATTATTACCACTGGTCTTAGTCAGGGACGTACTAAAGTAGTTTCTGGTGGTCGAAAAATTTATGCAATGGATCGGGTAGATAAAGAGGCTTTTTATGCTTACATCTTGCAGCAATGGGCAAGATAA
- a CDS encoding NUDIX hydrolase: MNNLKKWKILKSKMVLDHYWCKVRQDEIELPNGKIIDDYFVSIKPDVAMVLPITSDREIIFVRQYRHAIGEFFLELPAGNFDPTKESAEIAAIREFTEETGYTPQEFRKIGTLYDKPSKDTNQIHLFLAENVSKVGEQQLDITEEIEVVFIPIESVLDKIIQGEISVAGTVAALFLGLKFISY; the protein is encoded by the coding sequence ATGAACAACTTAAAAAAATGGAAGATTTTAAAATCAAAAATGGTCTTAGATCATTACTGGTGTAAGGTAAGACAAGATGAAATAGAATTGCCCAATGGTAAAATTATCGATGATTACTTTGTCAGTATTAAGCCTGACGTTGCAATGGTTTTACCTATCACTAGTGATAGAGAAATCATTTTTGTCCGGCAATATAGACACGCCATCGGTGAATTTTTCTTAGAACTGCCAGCAGGGAATTTCGATCCCACAAAAGAGAGTGCAGAAATAGCAGCCATTAGAGAATTTACAGAAGAAACTGGTTACACTCCCCAAGAATTTAGAAAAATTGGAACTTTATACGATAAGCCGAGTAAAGATACTAATCAAATACATTTATTTTTAGCAGAAAATGTGAGTAAAGTTGGAGAGCAACAACTAGATATTACAGAAGAAATTGAAGTTGTCTTTATTCCTATAGAATCAGTTTTAGATAAAATCATTCAGGGAGAAATTTCTGTTGCCGGAACTGTAGCTGCTCTATTCTTAGGCTTGAAGTTTATCAGCTATTAA
- a CDS encoding dipeptide epimerase codes for MQINVNLFTVNKRFPLTISRGTTAQTTNVWVRISHDRIEGWGEASPFGVGNHRQSTDAIKDALQQVVPLLQTFSPLQQQEVEQVLTQNQVPSAARAALDMAMHDWLGKRVGLPLWQIWGLDRNQIVPTSVTIGINSPEGAIARARDWLQFADVRLFKVKLGSPDGIDADKKMLLAVQKEAPLPEFFVDANGGWSLEDAIAMCNWLADLGIKYVEQPLPRGQEPSLVKLKEHSPLPIFVDESCFTSADIPHLANYVDGINIKLMKSGGLTEAMRMVHTARAYGLQVMFGCYSDSSLANTAALQLAPLADYLDLDSHLNLIDDPFTGALLKEGRVLPNDLPGLGVQQSASTT; via the coding sequence ATGCAAATAAATGTAAATTTATTTACAGTCAATAAGAGATTTCCCTTGACTATTAGTCGGGGTACGACGGCACAGACGACGAATGTATGGGTGAGGATCTCACACGATCGCATCGAAGGTTGGGGAGAAGCATCACCATTTGGTGTGGGTAATCATCGGCAATCAACTGATGCAATCAAAGACGCGCTACAGCAAGTCGTACCACTGTTACAAACATTTAGTCCTTTACAGCAGCAGGAAGTTGAGCAAGTTTTAACACAAAACCAGGTTCCTTCTGCGGCCAGGGCTGCTTTGGATATGGCAATGCATGACTGGTTGGGTAAGCGCGTCGGATTACCCTTGTGGCAAATTTGGGGACTTGATCGCAATCAGATAGTCCCGACTTCAGTCACAATTGGGATTAATTCACCTGAAGGTGCGATCGCCAGAGCGCGAGACTGGTTACAATTTGCTGATGTTCGCCTTTTCAAAGTCAAGCTAGGTAGCCCAGATGGTATAGATGCAGATAAAAAAATGCTATTAGCAGTGCAAAAAGAAGCACCATTACCAGAGTTTTTTGTTGATGCTAACGGCGGTTGGAGTTTAGAAGATGCGATCGCTATGTGCAATTGGCTGGCTGATTTAGGTATAAAGTATGTAGAACAGCCATTGCCACGAGGGCAGGAACCAAGTTTAGTAAAACTCAAAGAACACTCTCCTCTACCCATCTTTGTCGATGAAAGTTGTTTCACCAGCGCCGATATTCCCCATTTGGCAAACTACGTCGATGGTATTAATATCAAACTGATGAAATCAGGGGGACTAACAGAGGCAATGCGAATGGTACACACAGCACGAGCCTACGGGTTGCAAGTAATGTTCGGTTGCTATTCTGACAGTTCGCTAGCTAATACAGCAGCATTACAGCTAGCACCACTAGCTGATTATTTAGATTTAGACAGTCACCTGAATTTAATCGATGATCCCTTTACGGGTGCATTGCTAAAAGAAGGGAGAGTTTTGCCAAACGATTTACCAGGTTTGGGGGTACAACAGAGTGCGTCTACCACTTAA
- a CDS encoding DUF1611 domain-containing protein translates to MRLPLNQRVAILLHEGISGHQGKTGLAILRYSEAPIVAVIDRESVGKSLTELTGIKREVPIVTSVAAALEYQPEVLVIGIAPGGGAVPDDYWLEIKNALEAGMSLVNGLHTPMASIPELNTLLKPGQLIWDIRKEPSNISVASGIARTLPCRRVLTVGTDMAIGKMSTSLELHWASKLRGWRSKFLATGQTGVMLEGDGVALDAVRVDFAAGAVEQIVMRYGKNYDILHIEGQGSLLHPGSTATLPLIRGSQPTQLVLVHRAGQVHVRNHPHVLIPPLPEVIKLYETVASAGGAFGSVPVVGIALNTAHLDESAAKESIAQTIAETGLPCTDVVRFDANVLLDAVMKN, encoded by the coding sequence GTGCGTCTACCACTTAATCAACGAGTAGCTATCTTACTTCATGAGGGAATTAGCGGGCATCAGGGCAAAACAGGGCTAGCAATTTTACGTTACAGTGAAGCCCCAATCGTAGCCGTAATCGATCGCGAATCTGTTGGCAAATCCCTAACAGAATTAACAGGTATCAAGCGTGAAGTGCCAATTGTGACATCAGTAGCCGCAGCCCTAGAGTACCAGCCGGAAGTCTTAGTAATTGGCATTGCCCCTGGTGGTGGTGCTGTCCCAGATGATTACTGGCTAGAAATCAAAAATGCTTTAGAAGCGGGAATGTCTCTGGTGAATGGTTTACATACACCAATGGCAAGTATTCCAGAGTTAAATACACTACTCAAACCAGGGCAATTAATTTGGGATATACGAAAAGAGCCGTCTAATATCAGTGTTGCTAGTGGCATAGCACGCACCCTTCCCTGTCGGCGGGTGTTGACAGTGGGAACCGATATGGCGATCGGTAAAATGTCAACTAGTCTAGAGTTACATTGGGCATCAAAACTGCGGGGTTGGCGTTCTAAATTTCTCGCCACCGGTCAAACTGGTGTGATGTTAGAAGGGGACGGCGTGGCTTTAGATGCCGTGCGGGTAGACTTTGCCGCCGGTGCTGTAGAACAAATAGTTATGCGTTATGGCAAAAACTACGACATTTTGCACATTGAAGGACAAGGTTCGCTACTACACCCTGGTTCAACAGCAACTTTACCCCTGATTCGTGGTTCGCAACCAACCCAACTGGTATTAGTGCATCGGGCGGGACAAGTTCATGTACGTAATCATCCCCATGTACTAATTCCACCTTTACCAGAGGTGATTAAGCTTTATGAAACCGTTGCTAGTGCTGGTGGTGCTTTTGGAAGTGTTCCTGTAGTGGGTATAGCACTGAATACAGCCCATCTAGATGAGTCTGCGGCTAAGGAAAGCATCGCTCAAACAATAGCAGAAACAGGACTACCTTGCACCGATGTAGTACGTTTTGATGCCAATGTGCTTTTGGATGCAGTAATGAAGAATTAG
- a CDS encoding catalase: MTEPQNLTTADGIPVSDNQNSLTAGSRGPVLIQDFHLLEKLAHFNRERIPERVVHAKGAAAHGTLTITNDITRYSKAKLFSEIGKKTELFLRFSTVGGEKGSADAERDPRGFAIKFYTEEGNWDIVGNNTPIFFIRDPLKFPDFIHTQKRNPQTNCKDQNAKWDFWSLSPESLHQVTILFSDRGIPKTYRHMDGFGSHTFSLINAEGDRVWCKFHFKNLQEHQTLTEEESAKIKGEDPDHATHDLFEAIGQGDYPKWRMCIQVMTEEQAAKHPDNPFDLTKVWKHSDYPLIEVGILELNRNPENYFAEVEQAAFSPSAVVPGVSFSPDKMLQARIFSYPDAQRYRLGGNYQQLPVNQPKCPVMHYQRDGFMAPGNNGGSVPNYEPNSAEGTPKENPAYAEPPSHLGDVTVDRYSHREGNDDYTQAGDLYRLLTPEQQERLAKNIVGSLSQARQDIQMRQLCHFFRADVSYGSRVAEGLGISIDPSVFSHNAQPVGNW; encoded by the coding sequence ATGACTGAACCCCAAAACTTGACAACTGCTGACGGTATCCCAGTTAGCGATAACCAGAACTCACTTACGGCTGGATCGCGTGGGCCTGTATTAATCCAGGATTTCCACCTCTTAGAAAAGCTGGCTCATTTCAACAGAGAACGTATTCCTGAAAGAGTTGTCCACGCTAAAGGTGCTGCTGCTCATGGTACTTTGACTATCACCAATGACATTACCCGCTACAGTAAAGCCAAACTTTTTTCGGAAATTGGTAAGAAAACAGAACTTTTCTTGCGCTTTTCTACCGTTGGCGGAGAAAAAGGTTCAGCAGATGCCGAGCGCGACCCTAGAGGTTTTGCCATCAAGTTTTATACCGAAGAGGGCAACTGGGATATTGTCGGCAACAATACCCCTATTTTCTTCATCCGCGACCCTTTGAAGTTTCCTGACTTCATCCATACCCAAAAGCGCAATCCCCAAACCAATTGCAAAGACCAGAATGCAAAGTGGGATTTTTGGTCACTCAGTCCAGAATCGCTTCACCAGGTGACAATCCTGTTTTCAGATCGGGGAATTCCCAAAACCTATCGCCACATGGATGGCTTTGGTAGCCATACTTTCAGTTTAATTAATGCTGAAGGCGATCGCGTCTGGTGCAAATTTCACTTTAAGAATCTGCAAGAGCATCAAACCTTGACAGAGGAAGAATCAGCTAAGATTAAGGGCGAAGATCCCGATCATGCGACTCACGATTTGTTTGAAGCGATCGGTCAAGGTGACTATCCCAAGTGGCGGATGTGTATTCAGGTGATGACCGAGGAGCAAGCGGCCAAACATCCTGATAATCCTTTTGACTTAACTAAAGTTTGGAAGCACTCAGATTATCCTTTAATTGAAGTCGGGATATTAGAGCTAAATCGTAACCCTGAGAATTATTTTGCCGAAGTGGAGCAAGCCGCTTTTAGCCCTAGTGCAGTGGTTCCTGGCGTTAGTTTCTCTCCAGATAAAATGCTGCAAGCTCGCATCTTTTCTTACCCAGATGCTCAACGGTATCGCTTGGGTGGTAACTATCAGCAACTACCTGTTAACCAGCCCAAATGTCCAGTGATGCATTATCAGCGAGATGGCTTCATGGCACCGGGGAACAACGGCGGTAGCGTTCCTAACTATGAGCCGAATAGTGCTGAGGGTACGCCCAAAGAAAATCCAGCTTATGCAGAACCACCTAGTCATTTGGGTGATGTCACAGTCGATCGTTACAGTCATCGTGAAGGAAACGACGATTACACCCAAGCGGGCGATCTGTATCGGTTACTAACTCCTGAACAGCAAGAGCGTCTTGCTAAAAATATTGTCGGTAGTCTCTCTCAAGCAAGGCAAGACATCCAAATGCGCCAACTCTGTCACTTTTTTAGGGCAGATGTTTCCTATGGCAGTCGTGTAGCTGAGGGGTTAGGCATTTCAATTGATCCCTCAGTATTTTCTCATAATGCTCAACCTGTAGGTAACTGGTAG
- a CDS encoding HAD family phosphatase — protein MLAAILFDLDGTIVNTDPIHYQAWQEMLLNYSIEIDETFYKSRISGGLNPEIVKDILPQLSAAEGQKFADEKEALFRKLASHLKPLSGFSELLEWTDTHQLKRALVTNAPRLNAEFMLEVLGIKEAFHIVVLADDCIAGKPDPAPYQVALNKLGIQAGEAIALEDSPSGIRSAVNADIRTIGIASTHDPQVLQSFGAFMAIPDFTDLQLWTLLNSLIETDSSAIASNF, from the coding sequence ATGCTGGCTGCAATTCTCTTTGACCTAGACGGCACTATTGTCAACACTGACCCTATACACTACCAAGCTTGGCAGGAAATGCTGTTAAATTACAGCATAGAAATTGACGAAACATTTTATAAATCCCGAATTAGTGGGGGGCTAAATCCAGAAATTGTTAAAGACATTCTGCCACAATTATCAGCAGCAGAAGGGCAAAAATTTGCAGATGAAAAAGAGGCACTTTTCCGCAAACTCGCCTCGCATCTCAAACCGCTGAGTGGATTTTCGGAATTACTAGAATGGACAGATACACATCAGTTAAAACGAGCATTAGTAACTAATGCCCCTAGATTAAATGCAGAATTTATGCTAGAGGTTTTGGGAATCAAAGAAGCGTTTCATATAGTTGTTTTGGCGGATGATTGTATTGCAGGTAAACCCGACCCTGCACCCTACCAAGTTGCCTTAAACAAGTTGGGTATTCAAGCAGGAGAAGCGATCGCTTTAGAAGACTCCCCCTCTGGTATTCGTTCAGCAGTGAACGCAGATATCCGTACCATTGGCATCGCTTCCACCCACGATCCGCAAGTTTTGCAGTCATTCGGCGCATTTATGGCAATTCCAGATTTTACTGATTTACAGTTGTGGACATTGCTGAACTCACTCATTGAGACAGATTCAAGCGCGATCGCTTCTAATTTTTGA